From Thalassococcus sp. S3, one genomic window encodes:
- a CDS encoding intermembrane transport protein PqiB, which translates to MSDPGPADLQITAPRRSFWRNLSIVWLVPVLALAVSLAIVWQSYNDRGVLIEIQFANAAGIVPGETTLRYRDVVIGNVEDIGFSGDLTQVVVSARIDKQVAPFLDEDATFWVVRPEVSARGITGLSTVLSGVYIEGAWDQTPGEVTTSFRGVSRPPLVQPGRDGRRITLRTEDGKMISAGAPVLFRGIEVGRLEQPRLTLSGRTIVVDAFIDAPHDRRINSATRFWDSSGFSISLGTGGLSLDVDSLASLVAGGIEFDTVFDGGRPVSPGYIFEIYPDEAAARRTAFARTLAGGVAVAVAFDESVAGLSNGAAVQFGGIRVGEVRAITAAMEDDVSGPDVQLVATLNLEPSLLGLPADADEAATFDYLEEAVQAGMRARLTSASLLGAELIVELVTLPDAEPAVFERSAEPLPRLPSVPSDLPSFAATAEGVLERINELPIEELLSQAIRTMASIETLASAESTRRTPEAAVALLEETRMLIADPEMRALPGELRAAIADLRTVVADLQQQDIVSTLAAALERTNAAAADIALASEEVPALITDLRALTAKANGLEAEELILAARRVLDSTDALIGTEEARDLPPALTQALNEVRMTLSALRDGGLIENANATMGSARSAADAVAEAASGLPALSQRLEQLVRRSEVLIAAYGDRSDFNTQTLGALREIKEAARAVSTLARRIERDPNSLLFGR; encoded by the coding sequence ATGAGCGATCCCGGCCCAGCAGATTTGCAGATCACGGCGCCGCGCCGATCCTTCTGGCGCAACCTGTCGATTGTCTGGCTGGTTCCGGTTCTGGCGTTGGCCGTGTCTCTGGCCATTGTCTGGCAGAGCTACAATGATCGCGGCGTCTTGATCGAGATCCAGTTTGCCAATGCGGCGGGGATCGTACCGGGCGAGACGACTTTGCGGTACCGGGACGTCGTGATCGGCAATGTCGAGGATATCGGCTTTAGCGGAGATCTGACGCAGGTGGTCGTGTCCGCGCGGATCGACAAGCAGGTTGCCCCGTTTCTCGACGAAGACGCGACCTTCTGGGTTGTGCGGCCAGAGGTCAGCGCACGTGGTATCACCGGGCTAAGTACCGTCCTGTCCGGCGTCTACATCGAAGGTGCATGGGACCAGACGCCCGGCGAGGTGACAACGTCGTTTCGCGGCGTGTCCCGACCGCCTCTGGTCCAGCCGGGACGTGACGGTCGCCGCATCACGCTGAGAACCGAAGACGGCAAGATGATCAGTGCGGGCGCTCCGGTCCTGTTTCGCGGCATCGAGGTCGGGCGCCTTGAACAGCCCCGGCTTACGCTCAGCGGGCGCACGATCGTTGTGGACGCCTTTATCGACGCCCCGCATGACAGACGGATCAATTCCGCGACGCGGTTCTGGGACAGTTCGGGCTTTTCCATTTCGCTGGGAACAGGCGGGCTGTCGCTGGATGTTGACAGCCTGGCGTCTCTGGTGGCCGGTGGTATCGAATTCGATACGGTTTTTGACGGTGGCCGCCCAGTCAGCCCCGGATACATCTTCGAGATTTACCCCGATGAGGCGGCTGCAAGGCGCACGGCATTTGCGCGGACGCTGGCGGGCGGTGTGGCGGTTGCGGTGGCATTCGACGAGTCAGTGGCGGGCCTGTCGAACGGGGCCGCGGTTCAGTTCGGCGGGATCCGTGTGGGTGAGGTTCGCGCGATCACTGCCGCGATGGAAGACGATGTTTCGGGTCCGGATGTTCAGCTTGTTGCGACGCTGAACCTTGAGCCGTCCTTGCTGGGCCTTCCCGCCGACGCGGATGAAGCCGCCACCTTTGACTATCTTGAAGAGGCGGTCCAGGCTGGCATGCGGGCACGCCTTACATCTGCAAGTCTTCTGGGTGCGGAGCTGATCGTTGAGCTTGTGACCCTTCCCGACGCGGAGCCGGCTGTGTTCGAACGATCTGCCGAGCCACTTCCAAGACTGCCCAGCGTCCCTTCGGATTTGCCGAGCTTTGCCGCGACTGCCGAAGGTGTTCTAGAGCGGATCAACGAGCTTCCCATCGAAGAGCTGCTCAGCCAGGCCATCCGGACGATGGCGAGCATTGAAACCCTGGCATCCGCCGAAAGCACACGGCGCACGCCCGAGGCCGCGGTGGCCTTGCTTGAAGAGACCCGTATGCTGATTGCGGACCCTGAAATGCGGGCCTTGCCTGGAGAGTTGCGCGCCGCGATCGCCGATCTGCGCACGGTCGTCGCGGACCTGCAGCAACAGGACATCGTTTCCACTCTGGCGGCCGCCCTCGAACGGACGAATGCCGCGGCCGCGGATATTGCCCTTGCAAGCGAAGAGGTGCCGGCCTTGATCACGGATCTTCGGGCCTTGACCGCCAAGGCGAACGGGCTTGAGGCCGAAGAGCTGATCCTGGCGGCGCGCCGCGTTCTTGACAGTACAGACGCCTTGATCGGAACCGAAGAGGCCCGGGACCTGCCCCCCGCGCTGACGCAAGCGCTGAACGAGGTGCGTATGACCTTGAGCGCGCTGCGGGACGGTGGGCTGATTGAGAATGCAAATGCGACGATGGGGTCCGCCCGAAGCGCCGCCGACGCGGTGGCCGAGGCTGCCAGCGGTTTGCCGGCCCTTTCGCAACGCCTCGAACAACTGGTTCGTCGATCGGAGGTTCTGATCGCCGCATACGGTGATCGGTCTGACTTCAATACCCAAACCCTTGGAGCGCTGCGCGAGATCAAAGAGGCTGCCCGTGCCGTTTCGACACTCGCGCGACGGATCGAGCGTGATCCCAATTCCCTCTTATTTGGACGCTGA
- a CDS encoding TRAP transporter small permease, with product MRLVFSIYTALLYAMAGVAGATLIWLMISVITSVVMRNLGLQPFAWLFTSTEYGILYMTMLGAPWLVREKGHVHIELVTAALPAPLRRIVSRGVALACVAVSLILAWKGLELFLTNIERNDYDVRAYFTPRWILTISFPIAFGMMAIEFSRFVFGSELMHSGEAGIHE from the coding sequence ATGCGGCTGGTCTTTTCGATCTACACGGCATTGCTTTATGCGATGGCGGGCGTTGCCGGCGCGACGCTGATCTGGCTGATGATCTCGGTGATCACGTCGGTGGTGATGCGCAATCTTGGCCTGCAACCCTTTGCCTGGCTCTTTACCTCGACCGAATACGGTATTCTCTATATGACAATGCTCGGTGCGCCCTGGCTGGTGCGCGAAAAAGGGCATGTCCATATCGAGCTGGTCACCGCTGCCCTCCCCGCCCCTCTGCGCCGGATTGTGAGCCGTGGCGTGGCCCTAGCCTGCGTTGCGGTCAGCCTGATCCTTGCGTGGAAGGGACTGGAGCTGTTCCTGACCAATATCGAGCGGAACGACTATGACGTCCGCGCCTATTTCACACCGCGCTGGATCCTGACAATCAGCTTTCCTATCGCGTTCGGAATGATGGCCATAGAGTTCTCACGCTTCGTTTTCGGATCAGAGTTGATGCATTCGGGTGAAGCGGGGATCCACGAATAA
- a CDS encoding TRAP transporter large permease subunit — protein MEWYEALALLVGSIMFLMAIGMPVALAFLAANILGAWVFMGGDRGVAQLLNNGFGSLTKFALVPIPLFLLMGEIFFHTGLGGRMFTAIDRLLGRLPGRLSYVTVLGGTAFSTLSGSSMGSTALLGSLMVPEMSQRGYKKHMSVGPILGTGGLAIIIPPSALAVLLATLAQIDVAALLIAGIIPGLILAGFYIGTIWLQTQLDPSAAPAYDVEPLPLLGKLWLLFREVVPMVGVMVVIIVMMVRGIVTPSEAAAFGALGVLILAALFRCLTWDAMKKSVIGALRVTLMAYLIVFGSATFSQLLAFSGASRGLIEWATDFELAPVAMLLVMFAVLLILGMFMEQISMMLLTVPIFFPLATTLGFDPIWFGLIMLLALEISFTTPPFGLLLFVMKGVAPPDTTMRQIYLAAVPFILCSLCVVALLILFPQLALWLPGLG, from the coding sequence ATGGAGTGGTACGAAGCGCTGGCCCTTCTGGTGGGCTCTATCATGTTCCTGATGGCGATCGGAATGCCGGTCGCGCTGGCCTTTCTGGCCGCCAACATTCTGGGGGCCTGGGTCTTCATGGGCGGCGATCGCGGGGTGGCACAACTCCTGAACAATGGCTTCGGGTCGCTGACGAAGTTTGCGCTGGTGCCGATCCCGCTTTTCCTGCTGATGGGAGAGATCTTCTTTCACACCGGGCTTGGCGGGCGGATGTTCACCGCCATTGACCGCCTTTTGGGGCGGCTGCCCGGGCGCCTGAGCTATGTGACCGTGCTGGGCGGGACAGCGTTTTCCACGCTCTCGGGCTCGTCCATGGGATCGACCGCGCTTTTGGGCTCGCTCATGGTGCCGGAGATGAGCCAGCGCGGATACAAGAAACACATGTCCGTCGGGCCGATCCTTGGCACGGGGGGGTTGGCAATCATAATCCCGCCCTCGGCTCTGGCCGTGCTACTGGCGACGCTTGCCCAGATCGACGTTGCGGCACTTCTGATAGCGGGCATCATCCCGGGACTGATCCTGGCAGGCTTCTACATCGGGACGATCTGGCTGCAAACCCAGCTCGATCCCAGTGCGGCACCGGCCTATGACGTGGAGCCGCTGCCCTTGCTAGGCAAGCTCTGGCTTCTGTTTCGGGAAGTGGTGCCGATGGTGGGCGTGATGGTGGTCATCATCGTCATGATGGTGAGGGGTATCGTCACCCCGTCCGAGGCTGCGGCCTTCGGCGCCTTGGGCGTTCTGATCCTGGCCGCGCTCTTCCGGTGCCTGACCTGGGACGCTATGAAGAAATCGGTGATCGGCGCACTGAGGGTGACGCTGATGGCGTATCTGATCGTTTTTGGATCAGCGACGTTCAGCCAGCTTCTGGCCTTTTCCGGCGCCTCGCGCGGGCTGATCGAATGGGCCACGGACTTCGAGCTGGCACCGGTCGCGATGTTGCTGGTCATGTTTGCCGTGCTGCTAATTCTTGGGATGTTCATGGAACAGATCTCCATGATGTTGCTGACCGTGCCGATCTTTTTTCCACTGGCCACGACGCTTGGCTTCGACCCGATCTGGTTCGGGCTGATCATGCTGCTGGCGCTGGAGATCAGCTTTACGACGCCGCCCTTCGGGCTGCTGCTTTTTGTGATGAAGGGGGTGGCACCACCGGATACGACCATGCGACAGATCTATCTCGCGGCGGTACCGTTTATCCTCTGCTCGCTATGCGTGGTTGCGCTGCTCATTCTGTTTCCGCAGCTGGCCCTGTGGCTGCCGGGGCTCGGCTAG
- a CDS encoding paraquat-inducible protein A: MEPAKVDPDTVIACPVCDALHLDRDLPDRVIARCIRCGEVLAAPRAGAMTRITMLALTAIILMAAAVFFPFLQLSAQGLVQRASVFDAIMAFSRGLMAPLSVAVALLIVLLPVARFGAILYALAPMALGWHPAPHALNAFRWAQRLKPWAMAEIFIVGVAVALVKVAGLARVELGPAFWAFSALVVITVLKDNFMCRLTVWKTLDARSRS, from the coding sequence ATGGAACCCGCCAAGGTTGACCCTGATACCGTCATCGCCTGTCCGGTCTGCGATGCCTTGCATTTGGACAGGGATCTGCCGGATCGCGTGATCGCGCGCTGTATCAGGTGCGGCGAGGTTCTGGCAGCGCCACGGGCCGGCGCGATGACCCGGATCACCATGCTGGCGCTGACGGCGATCATCCTGATGGCGGCGGCGGTATTCTTTCCGTTCCTGCAACTCAGCGCCCAGGGCCTGGTTCAGCGGGCATCCGTTTTCGATGCGATCATGGCGTTCTCGCGTGGCCTGATGGCGCCTCTCTCGGTTGCCGTCGCACTTTTGATCGTTTTGCTCCCGGTTGCCCGATTTGGTGCAATACTCTACGCTCTGGCGCCCATGGCTCTTGGCTGGCATCCCGCGCCCCATGCGCTGAATGCCTTTCGGTGGGCCCAACGTCTCAAGCCCTGGGCAATGGCCGAGATCTTCATCGTCGGAGTGGCCGTGGCCTTGGTCAAGGTCGCAGGTCTTGCGCGGGTCGAGCTTGGGCCAGCGTTCTGGGCGTTCTCGGCGCTGGTCGTCATTACCGTTTTGAAAGACAACTTCATGTGCAGGCTGACCGTATGGAAAACGCTGGACGCGCGCAGCCGGTCCTGA
- a CDS encoding GntR family transcriptional regulator: protein MRDTASVQLPEGGKSRRVYLLLRERISGGIYADGSVLPSEHKLCAEHGVSRVTIRRALDALCQDGLIKKRVGAGSIVRSNRIIDTPLAADMGTLVPQIVRMGEESTARLLSFSYGPAPKTVSSALGLADGARVQTAVRVRDADGAAFSHLTTHVPEKIAQSYSEADLATTPLFQLLERSGVQIGSARQSVTAALASPDVADALGVSVGTALLGLTRVVMDADGSGVEYLSALYRPDMFRLEMSLHRVGDSQDRHWEPITDKDGGG, encoded by the coding sequence ATGCGCGATACGGCAAGCGTTCAACTTCCCGAGGGCGGCAAGTCACGCAGAGTGTACCTGCTGCTCCGGGAGCGTATCTCCGGCGGCATCTATGCCGACGGGTCCGTGTTGCCGTCCGAGCATAAGCTTTGTGCCGAACATGGCGTCTCTCGCGTGACGATCCGCCGGGCGCTCGATGCGCTCTGCCAGGATGGTCTGATCAAAAAGCGGGTGGGTGCCGGATCCATCGTCAGATCCAACCGCATCATCGATACGCCACTGGCCGCGGATATGGGCACGCTTGTTCCCCAGATCGTCCGCATGGGGGAGGAAAGCACTGCGCGGCTCCTCTCCTTTTCCTACGGCCCCGCGCCCAAGACGGTGTCGAGCGCGCTGGGTCTGGCTGATGGCGCCCGCGTCCAAACGGCGGTCCGCGTGCGCGATGCGGACGGGGCGGCGTTTTCCCATCTGACGACGCATGTGCCCGAAAAAATCGCCCAGAGCTATTCGGAGGCTGACCTCGCCACCACCCCTCTTTTCCAGCTTCTGGAACGCTCCGGCGTGCAGATTGGCAGCGCACGCCAATCGGTGACAGCCGCCCTTGCGTCGCCGGATGTGGCCGATGCGCTGGGTGTGTCCGTCGGAACCGCCTTGCTGGGGCTGACACGGGTGGTGATGGATGCGGACGGGTCGGGGGTGGAGTATCTCTCGGCGCTTTACCGGCCGGACATGTTTCGGCTTGAAATGTCACTGCATCGGGTTGGGGACAGCCAGGATCGGCATTGGGAGCCGATCACCGACAAGGACGGGGGCGGTTGA
- a CDS encoding 4-oxalocrotonate tautomerase family protein → MPVIELHIVEGYQSAEKTRLGQVLTDAVRQVVPAAPDAVTVMIHEMPSAHYMRGRQHRDGAPALPDPETIVRDYLAAMEQRDLPKAESYL, encoded by the coding sequence ATGCCGGTCATCGAGCTTCACATCGTCGAAGGCTATCAAAGTGCTGAGAAAACTCGGCTGGGACAAGTGCTTACGGATGCCGTGCGCCAGGTTGTGCCCGCAGCGCCTGACGCGGTCACCGTGATGATCCACGAGATGCCATCGGCCCATTACATGCGGGGCCGTCAACATCGCGACGGCGCCCCGGCCTTGCCCGATCCGGAAACAATTGTCCGCGACTATCTCGCCGCGATGGAGCAGCGGGACCTGCCGAAGGCCGAAAGCTATCTATGA
- a CDS encoding DNA gyrase inhibitor YacG, which produces MSCPICHAATERKYRPFCSKRCADLDLAKWMNGSYSVPSSDPDDAEKAAEEAARQTPPRPH; this is translated from the coding sequence ATGAGCTGCCCGATTTGTCACGCTGCCACGGAGCGGAAATATCGTCCATTCTGTTCAAAACGCTGTGCTGATCTTGATCTTGCCAAGTGGATGAACGGCTCCTACTCGGTGCCATCCAGCGACCCCGACGACGCCGAGAAAGCGGCGGAGGAGGCGGCGCGTCAAACCCCGCCCAGACCGCACTAG
- a CDS encoding paraquat-inducible protein A gives MENAGRAQPVLTARRAGLVGCRVCGRVNRPDRSRCVRCQSHIAPREPRSLQRVWAWLVAGLVAYIPANTYPMLSTSSLGKTSEDTILGGVVELAGHGSYGVALIVFVASIVIPIAKFLAIGYLAFSIQHRVALKPHARHKLYEVVEFIGRWSMIDVFVVAILSALVQLDFAATINPGIAAVSFALSVAFTMLSAQSFDPRLIWDANERDDV, from the coding sequence ATGGAAAACGCTGGACGCGCGCAGCCGGTCCTGACGGCCCGCCGCGCGGGTCTTGTCGGGTGCCGTGTTTGCGGTCGGGTGAACCGACCGGACCGGTCGCGTTGTGTCCGCTGTCAGAGCCATATCGCTCCGCGGGAGCCTCGCAGTCTGCAACGGGTCTGGGCATGGCTGGTCGCAGGCCTCGTTGCGTACATTCCCGCCAACACCTACCCGATGCTCAGCACGTCAAGCCTGGGCAAGACCAGCGAAGATACGATCCTTGGGGGCGTTGTCGAACTTGCGGGCCACGGGTCCTACGGTGTCGCACTGATCGTGTTCGTTGCGAGCATCGTGATCCCCATCGCCAAGTTCCTTGCTATCGGCTACCTGGCATTTTCAATCCAACATCGCGTGGCTTTGAAACCGCATGCCCGGCACAAGCTTTACGAGGTTGTCGAGTTCATTGGTCGATGGTCAATGATCGATGTTTTTGTCGTGGCCATCCTTTCGGCGCTCGTCCAGCTTGATTTTGCCGCGACAATAAACCCTGGTATCGCCGCGGTAAGTTTCGCGCTGTCCGTTGCCTTTACCATGCTCTCCGCGCAGAGTTTCGATCCGCGTCTGATCTGGGACGCAAACGAAAGAGACGATGTATGA
- the dctP gene encoding TRAP transporter substrate-binding protein DctP, producing the protein MRIPFLSGITAGAVLVGSTAAWAEETITAVHAFPETLIYTQSFLSFVEKVNEAGEGVIQIDVRGGPEAIGMFQQPDAVRDGIVDMVYTPGSFYGGTVPEKDAMVASNLTAVETRENGGTELIDQIHQEKMGVKYLGWFDSGVSYNLWTRNEPEFDDEGNLEVEGLKLRGNAVYNAFFTNYLGAQVIDLPTGEVYAALQRGVVDATGWTQIGLIDLKWNEFLNYRIEPNFFSTDLGVIINLDRWNALSPEAQQVLQDVAIQHEKDSVEALTAKKDADFAALAEGGMQVVELQGEARANYLAAAREKTWERMKGLMAEHPSGDGNYDTLISLFYDTAAD; encoded by the coding sequence ATGCGAATACCTTTTTTGAGCGGGATCACCGCCGGAGCGGTGCTGGTGGGGAGCACTGCTGCCTGGGCGGAGGAGACGATCACCGCCGTCCACGCCTTTCCGGAAACACTGATTTACACTCAGAGTTTCCTGAGCTTCGTGGAAAAGGTCAACGAGGCTGGGGAGGGCGTGATCCAGATTGACGTGCGCGGTGGACCGGAAGCCATCGGCATGTTCCAACAGCCCGACGCGGTGCGCGACGGCATTGTCGATATGGTCTATACGCCGGGCAGTTTCTACGGTGGCACCGTGCCTGAGAAAGACGCCATGGTCGCGTCCAACCTGACGGCGGTGGAAACGCGGGAAAATGGCGGCACCGAATTGATCGACCAGATCCACCAGGAAAAAATGGGGGTGAAGTACCTGGGTTGGTTCGACAGCGGCGTCAGCTACAACCTCTGGACCCGCAACGAGCCTGAATTCGATGACGAGGGCAATCTGGAGGTTGAGGGCCTGAAGCTGCGTGGGAATGCCGTCTATAACGCATTCTTCACCAACTATCTCGGGGCACAGGTGATCGACCTTCCCACTGGTGAAGTTTATGCCGCACTGCAACGCGGGGTCGTTGATGCGACCGGCTGGACGCAGATCGGTCTGATCGACCTGAAATGGAACGAGTTCCTGAACTACCGGATCGAGCCGAACTTCTTTTCAACCGATCTGGGCGTGATCATCAATCTGGATCGCTGGAACGCGCTGAGCCCCGAAGCGCAGCAGGTTCTGCAGGATGTCGCCATTCAGCACGAAAAAGACAGTGTCGAGGCGCTGACGGCCAAGAAGGACGCGGACTTTGCCGCTCTGGCCGAGGGCGGGATGCAAGTGGTCGAGCTGCAGGGCGAGGCGCGGGCAAACTACCTGGCCGCCGCTCGGGAAAAGACCTGGGAGCGCATGAAAGGCCTGATGGCCGAGCATCCCTCTGGCGACGGCAATTATGACACGCTGATTTCGCTGTTCTACGATACAGCAGCCGATTAA
- a CDS encoding ribonuclease E/G, producing MKGRTILLDHLQGRETAVLMVDGALDDILIETDQPAPGTIYRARAERPVKGQGGMFLATPDGRAFLRQVKGLSAGSTLLVQVTGYAEPGKAMPVTQRLLFKSRYAIVTPDAPGLNISRVIRDEEERDRLLEVAHDVFDAEPFGLILRSACAGADVEEIAEDITAMSGLARQIMDDAEGEVERLLDGDGPHLLAWRDWSEPADIVTDAGCLEDHGALEAIDAARSHRVALSGGASFFVEPTRALVAVDVNTGPDTSMAAGLKANLATAKALPRALRVRGLGGQITLDLAPMPKKDRRAFEAALRAAFRSDPTETALVGWTPLGHYELQRKRARLPLAEVIR from the coding sequence ATGAAGGGGCGAACTATTCTTTTGGACCATTTGCAGGGCCGGGAAACCGCGGTGCTGATGGTGGATGGCGCCCTGGATGACATTCTGATCGAAACCGATCAGCCGGCGCCCGGAACGATCTACCGCGCCCGGGCCGAGAGGCCGGTCAAAGGGCAGGGCGGCATGTTTCTCGCCACACCGGACGGCCGGGCGTTTCTGAGGCAGGTCAAGGGTTTGTCGGCAGGGTCCACATTGCTGGTTCAGGTCACCGGCTACGCCGAGCCGGGCAAGGCGATGCCTGTCACGCAGCGCCTGCTCTTCAAGAGCCGTTATGCGATCGTGACGCCCGACGCGCCGGGGTTGAACATCTCGCGGGTTATCCGGGACGAAGAAGAACGCGATCGGCTGCTCGAGGTCGCACATGATGTTTTCGATGCGGAACCTTTCGGTCTGATCCTGCGCTCTGCCTGTGCCGGTGCCGATGTGGAGGAGATCGCGGAGGATATCACAGCCATGTCAGGGCTTGCCCGGCAGATCATGGACGATGCCGAGGGAGAGGTCGAACGCCTCCTGGATGGCGACGGTCCACATCTGCTGGCCTGGCGGGATTGGAGCGAGCCTGCGGATATCGTGACAGACGCCGGATGCCTGGAAGATCACGGCGCGCTGGAGGCGATAGACGCGGCCCGCTCCCACCGGGTCGCATTGTCGGGCGGGGCCTCATTCTTTGTGGAGCCGACACGGGCCTTGGTCGCAGTGGATGTCAATACGGGCCCGGATACGTCCATGGCGGCAGGGCTCAAAGCCAATCTGGCGACCGCCAAGGCCCTTCCAAGGGCGTTGCGGGTGCGCGGTCTGGGAGGGCAGATCACACTCGATCTCGCGCCGATGCCCAAAAAGGACCGGCGTGCATTTGAGGCGGCGTTACGTGCGGCCTTCAGATCCGATCCGACGGAAACGGCGCTGGTGGGCTGGACGCCTTTGGGTCATTATGAACTGCAACGCAAACGTGCGCGTCTGCCACTGGCCGAGGTGATTAGATGA